A genome region from Bacillaceae bacterium IKA-2 includes the following:
- the istB gene encoding IS21-like element helper ATPase IstB, with amino-acid sequence MTNESTLSKLNEMRMSAMAETYREQLRISDYQELSFEERFSLLVDIEWSRRQNNKLDRLIKSAQLRDSQASIEDIEYHPDRKLDKSQILRIATGHYIEEHHNIILKGASGNGKTYLACALGIAACRQFYKVKYIRLPDLLDELAVARGEGIFRKVMKQYKSVNLLILDEWLLTPLKGNEARDLLELVESRHRDGSTIFCSQFDPRGWHEKIGEDTLADAILDRIVHDSYSILIDGKTSMRERHGIEK; translated from the coding sequence ATGACAAATGAAAGTACACTATCAAAATTAAATGAAATGCGTATGTCTGCCATGGCAGAAACTTATAGAGAACAGCTGAGGATTTCCGATTATCAAGAACTATCATTTGAAGAGCGTTTCAGTTTGCTTGTCGATATAGAGTGGTCACGTCGCCAAAACAATAAACTGGATCGTCTGATTAAAAGTGCTCAATTACGTGACAGTCAAGCATCCATTGAGGATATAGAGTACCATCCAGATAGAAAATTGGATAAGTCTCAAATACTACGCATAGCCACAGGACACTACATTGAGGAGCACCATAATATTATACTTAAAGGAGCTTCGGGAAATGGGAAAACTTATCTTGCTTGTGCATTAGGCATAGCTGCCTGCCGGCAATTCTACAAAGTAAAGTATATTAGATTACCTGATTTACTTGATGAATTGGCTGTTGCTAGAGGCGAAGGAATATTCCGAAAAGTGATGAAACAATACAAGAGTGTCAATCTACTAATTTTAGATGAATGGCTCCTCACACCGTTAAAAGGAAATGAAGCGCGTGATTTATTAGAACTAGTAGAATCAAGACATCGTGATGGGTCCACTATTTTCTGTTCACAGTTTGATCCTAGGGGCTGGCATGAAAAAATAGGAGAAGATACATTGGCAGATGCAATATTAGATCGCATTGTACATGACTCTTACAGTATCCTAATCGATGGAAAAACCTCTATGAGAGAACGACACGGAATAGAAAAATAG